In bacterium, the following proteins share a genomic window:
- a CDS encoding sodium-dependent transporter, whose protein sequence is MAEPRGQWSGRLGFILAATGSAIGLGNLWKFPYITHENNGGAFVLVYIACVALVGAPIMIAEILIGRKTQLSPVGAFRTLGEGKPGGRAWSALGFLGVIGGFVILSYYAVVAGWTIHYTGLAITGDLARMAAEPGALGAYFGGEFLADGGQQVLYQVLFMALTVGAVFFGVQGGIERVAKILMPLLFLILFGLLIYASTTSGFGEALRFLFRPDFHTLTKGAVLEALGHSFFTLSLGMGAMLTYGSYIGRDISVPRAALQISALDTIIALMACVIMFSIINTSGMEVTKSATILFTTIPTVLVKLPGAGLLNAFFYVLIAFAALTSTISLLEVVSSYAIDELGWTRHRATLTMGSVITVFGVLNALSLGGNAALSAVNLIGRESTAGVFGTMDYLASNWILPVGGFLIAIFTGWLLSPKLTRSELEDGHGLMKSFGGWLFLIRFVAPLAVGAIIVSVILGKEYN, encoded by the coding sequence GCCATCGGCCTGGGCAACCTCTGGAAGTTCCCTTACATCACCCACGAGAACAACGGCGGCGCCTTCGTGCTCGTCTACATCGCCTGCGTGGCCCTGGTCGGAGCGCCGATCATGATCGCCGAGATCCTCATCGGCCGGAAGACCCAGCTCAGCCCCGTCGGCGCGTTCCGCACCCTGGGCGAAGGCAAGCCCGGCGGCCGGGCCTGGAGCGCCCTCGGCTTCCTCGGCGTCATCGGCGGTTTCGTGATCCTCTCCTACTACGCGGTCGTGGCCGGCTGGACCATCCACTACACGGGCCTCGCCATCACGGGCGACCTGGCCCGCATGGCCGCCGAGCCCGGGGCCCTGGGCGCCTATTTCGGCGGCGAGTTCCTCGCCGATGGCGGCCAGCAGGTGCTCTACCAGGTGCTCTTCATGGCCCTGACCGTCGGCGCCGTGTTCTTCGGCGTGCAGGGCGGCATCGAGCGCGTGGCCAAGATCCTCATGCCGCTGCTCTTCCTGATCCTGTTCGGCCTGCTCATCTACGCCTCGACCACCAGCGGCTTCGGCGAGGCCCTGCGCTTCCTGTTCCGGCCCGACTTCCACACCCTCACCAAGGGCGCGGTGCTCGAGGCCCTCGGCCACAGCTTCTTCACGCTGAGCCTGGGCATGGGCGCCATGCTCACCTACGGCTCGTACATCGGGCGCGACATCTCGGTGCCCCGCGCGGCCCTGCAGATCTCGGCCCTCGACACCATCATCGCCCTGATGGCCTGCGTGATCATGTTCTCGATCATCAACACCTCGGGCATGGAGGTCACGAAGAGCGCGACGATCCTCTTCACCACCATCCCCACCGTGCTGGTGAAGCTGCCCGGGGCCGGCCTGCTCAACGCGTTCTTCTACGTGCTGATCGCATTCGCCGCCCTGACCAGCACCATCAGCCTGCTCGAGGTGGTCAGCAGCTACGCCATCGACGAGCTGGGCTGGACCCGCCACCGGGCGACGCTGACCATGGGCTCGGTGATCACCGTCTTCGGCGTGCTGAACGCCCTGAGCCTGGGCGGCAACGCGGCCCTGAGCGCCGTCAACCTGATCGGGCGGGAGTCGACGGCCGGCGTGTTCGGCACCATGGACTACCTGGCCAGCAACTGGATCCTGCCGGTGGGCGGGTTCCTGATCGCCATCTTCACCGGCTGGCTGCTCAGCCCGAAGCTGACCCGCTCGGAGCTCGAGGACGGCCACGGCCTGATGAAATCGTTCGGCGGCTGGCTCTTCCTGATCCGGTTCGTGGCGCCCCTGGCCGTGGGTGCCATCATCGTCAGCGTGATCCTGGGCAAGGAATACAACTGA
- a CDS encoding HAMP domain-containing histidine kinase — MRTRMGLLYGTLVALLLVMGVWWTYFLTGEANAQAELQIQKMATDRLHATFLIQADPRLLDRPNDFLRPSFPHLIFTRTARGVDVQIDPAVLAHIEANGRAKRRMFLFEGVFFLALLAGGSGILVYSWRSEVKFKQSRELFLSGATHEFKTPLASLRLYTETMCRQGLDDAARERIRANMLEDMVRLENLVNDVLALSAGDAFDQGPLERLDLAEETRRVQDDLTRFAAERGAEFVLEAEPGAAILGHRLTYALALRNLLVNAVKHSPGPVRVVIKVRRGRRHHRVVVGDNGPGIPRRLQDKVFECFYSGTREGRSGGAGIGLHLVRHNVENLGGRVELVSEEGQGSTFTMILPAADDANG; from the coding sequence ATGCGCACGCGGATGGGCCTGCTCTACGGGACGCTGGTGGCCCTGCTGCTCGTGATGGGCGTCTGGTGGACGTACTTCCTGACCGGCGAGGCCAACGCCCAGGCCGAACTGCAGATCCAGAAGATGGCCACCGACCGTCTGCACGCCACGTTCCTGATCCAGGCCGACCCCCGCCTGCTCGACCGGCCCAACGACTTCCTCAGGCCTTCGTTCCCCCACCTCATCTTCACGCGCACCGCGCGCGGGGTCGACGTGCAGATCGACCCGGCGGTGCTGGCCCACATCGAGGCCAACGGGCGGGCCAAGCGCCGCATGTTCCTCTTCGAGGGGGTCTTCTTCCTGGCGCTGCTGGCCGGGGGCTCGGGGATCCTGGTCTACTCCTGGCGCTCGGAGGTGAAGTTCAAGCAGTCGCGCGAGCTCTTCCTCTCCGGCGCCACCCACGAGTTCAAGACGCCGCTGGCGAGCCTGCGGCTCTACACCGAGACCATGTGCCGGCAGGGTCTCGACGACGCGGCGCGCGAGCGCATCCGCGCCAACATGCTCGAGGACATGGTGCGGCTCGAGAACCTCGTCAACGACGTGCTCGCCCTCAGCGCCGGCGACGCCTTCGACCAGGGCCCCCTCGAGCGCCTCGACCTGGCCGAGGAGACGCGGCGCGTGCAGGACGACCTGACCCGCTTCGCCGCCGAGCGGGGCGCCGAGTTCGTGCTCGAGGCCGAGCCCGGGGCGGCCATCCTGGGCCACCGGCTCACCTACGCCCTGGCCCTGCGCAACCTGCTGGTGAACGCCGTCAAGCACAGTCCCGGGCCCGTGCGGGTCGTGATCAAGGTGCGCCGGGGGCGCCGCCACCACCGGGTCGTAGTGGGCGACAACGGGCCGGGCATTCCGCGGCGCTTGCAGGACAAGGTGTTCGAGTGCTTCTATAGCGGCACGCGCGAGGGGCGCAGCGGCGGGGCGGGCATCGGCCTGCATCTGGTGCGCCACAACGTCGAGAACCTGGGCGGACGCGTCGAACTGGTCAGCGAGGAGGGGCAGGGCAGCACCTTCACGATGATCCTGCCCGCCGCGGACGACGCCAACGGCTAG